One stretch of Corynebacterium callunae DSM 20147 DNA includes these proteins:
- a CDS encoding cutinase family protein, whose translation MRKTITVIAVLIVLVLIGVGIVQYVNTTKDSGIPGIPDGTETSAAPEQPAWCPDVEVISAPGTWESAANDDPINPTANPLSFMLNFSRPLQERYPAEDVKVWTLPYTAQFRNINSPDEMTYDQSRNEGLSTLTGELVSMNQQCPATDFIIAGFSQGAVIAGDLAAQIGSGQGAIPAERIRGVALVADGRRVPGVGQFPGTFVSGVGAEVALQPLNLLVQPIVPGATMRGAREGGFGVLNDRVQDICAPDDTICDAPANVGNALERAMAMVAANGIHAQYATNPNVFPGTTTDKWLVDWATNLIDNA comes from the coding sequence ATGAGGAAAACCATCACCGTTATTGCTGTACTGATTGTTCTTGTCCTCATTGGCGTGGGCATTGTGCAGTATGTGAACACTACTAAGGATTCTGGCATCCCAGGAATTCCAGACGGCACCGAAACTTCGGCAGCGCCTGAGCAACCTGCTTGGTGCCCTGATGTAGAGGTAATTTCTGCACCAGGCACCTGGGAATCTGCGGCAAATGATGATCCTATCAATCCCACCGCAAACCCTTTGTCCTTCATGCTCAATTTCTCGCGCCCTTTGCAGGAACGCTATCCAGCAGAGGACGTCAAGGTATGGACCCTGCCCTATACCGCGCAATTCCGCAATATCAACTCGCCCGATGAGATGACCTATGACCAGTCCCGCAATGAGGGCTTGTCTACGCTCACCGGTGAGCTCGTCAGCATGAACCAGCAGTGCCCCGCAACAGACTTCATCATTGCGGGATTCTCCCAGGGAGCCGTTATTGCCGGTGACCTTGCTGCCCAAATTGGATCAGGTCAAGGCGCAATTCCCGCCGAACGCATCAGGGGTGTCGCCCTGGTTGCTGACGGTCGCCGGGTACCTGGTGTTGGCCAATTCCCGGGCACCTTTGTCTCCGGCGTAGGTGCCGAGGTTGCACTGCAGCCGCTAAACCTGCTGGTTCAGCCCATCGTCCCCGGCGCCACCATGCGTGGTGCCCGCGAGGGTGGCTTTGGTGTGCTTAATGATCGAGTGCAAGATATTTGCGCTCCCGATGACACCATCTGCGATGCGCCAGCAAATGTGGGCAATGCACTAGAACGCGCGATGGCCATGGTTGCGGCTAATGGTATCCATGCGCAATATGCCACCAACCCCAATGTTTTCCCAGGTACAACCACTGATAAGTGGCTTGTTGACTGGGCTACTAACCTCATTGACAACGCTTAA
- a CDS encoding phosphatase PAP2 family protein, whose protein sequence is MSNKEVQILVQIQDALVDLPGVIPTARTLSLVGEHAAGWMAIGATGAVVDKKRRNSWAGLFVAALASHAASVIIKRVVRRPRPHDAAIKIGVGTPSKLSFPSSHATSTTATMVYLARITKSPLPLLGIPVMALSRMVLGVHYPTDVLAGALLGAATAETVHKIERSKK, encoded by the coding sequence ATGAGCAATAAGGAAGTCCAGATTCTGGTGCAAATCCAGGATGCTTTGGTGGATTTACCTGGAGTTATTCCCACCGCTCGCACTCTAAGCTTGGTGGGCGAACACGCTGCAGGCTGGATGGCCATTGGCGCAACTGGTGCTGTGGTGGATAAAAAACGCCGCAACTCTTGGGCTGGGCTTTTTGTTGCGGCTTTGGCCAGCCACGCTGCTTCGGTGATTATCAAGCGTGTGGTGCGCCGTCCGCGACCTCATGATGCTGCCATCAAAATTGGTGTGGGAACTCCCTCCAAGCTGAGCTTCCCTTCCTCCCATGCGACCTCAACAACCGCCACCATGGTCTACCTGGCTCGTATCACCAAGTCTCCGCTGCCCCTGCTGGGTATCCCCGTGATGGCACTTTCGCGTATGGTTCTCGGAGTCCATTACCCAACAGACGTGCTTGCCGGAGCACTGCTGGGTGCAGCAACCGCAGAGACCGTCCACAAGATTGAAAGGTCCAAGAAGTGA
- a CDS encoding alpha/beta hydrolase-fold protein, producing MRDTASRSTKSRSRSLWIAAGAIPTAIALTMSLTAPSAMAQSSNLSSSSAITDGAIGAITDGLTDYLQPNVEEIPAGEVTYPEIAGLPEGVRVISAEWSTSKHVVLTIQSAAMPETPIKVQVLLPRDWYSDPTREFPEIWALDGLRAIEEQSGWTIETNIEQYFADKNVMVVLPVGGESSFYSDWNEPNNGKNYKWETFLTQELAPILDKGFRSNTNRAITGISMGGTAAVNIATHYPDMFKFVGSFSGYLDTTSTGMPIAISAALADAGGYDVNAMWGPAGSERWYENDPKTNVAKLKGKSIYVSAGNGADDFGTEGSVATGPANPAGVGLEIISRMSTQTFVDAANNAGVNVVSSFRPSGVHAWPYWQFEMTQAFPYMADALGLSTDDRGAECTAVGAIAEATANGTLGACLTNEYPSSTGRAQDFANGRAYWSANTGAFGLYGRINARYSELGGPDSWLGFPTSNEMTTPDGVGRYVTFEHGSIYWTATTGPWEIPSDMLAAWGTQDFEKGSLGYPTGAAVEYNGGYRQEFQGGYIYRTNTNATYWVRGEIAKKYAADDVFAKLGFPTGNEQLINGGAFQTFEKGNIYWSAETGAHFILTGDIFNAWGAKGWEQGAYGFPTTDQTAITSGGQTIDFENGTIRQVNGNIEESR from the coding sequence ATGCGCGACACCGCATCTCGTTCCACCAAGTCCAGGAGCCGTTCCCTCTGGATCGCAGCTGGCGCTATTCCAACCGCCATTGCGCTAACCATGTCTCTGACGGCTCCATCTGCGATGGCGCAGTCCTCCAACCTGTCATCTTCTTCGGCAATCACCGATGGTGCAATTGGTGCAATTACCGACGGATTGACTGACTACCTGCAGCCAAATGTGGAAGAGATTCCTGCCGGTGAGGTTACCTACCCAGAAATCGCTGGTCTTCCTGAAGGTGTGCGCGTTATCAGCGCAGAATGGTCTACTTCCAAGCACGTAGTCCTTACCATCCAGTCCGCAGCAATGCCAGAGACCCCCATCAAGGTGCAGGTCCTCTTGCCACGCGATTGGTACTCTGACCCAACCCGCGAATTCCCAGAAATCTGGGCACTTGATGGTCTGCGCGCCATCGAAGAGCAGAGCGGTTGGACCATTGAGACCAACATTGAGCAGTACTTTGCCGATAAGAATGTCATGGTTGTCCTCCCAGTCGGTGGCGAAAGCTCCTTCTACTCTGACTGGAATGAGCCAAACAACGGCAAGAACTACAAGTGGGAAACCTTCCTAACTCAGGAATTGGCACCAATCCTGGATAAGGGCTTCCGCTCCAACACCAACCGTGCAATCACCGGTATCTCCATGGGTGGTACTGCTGCAGTTAATATCGCAACCCACTACCCAGATATGTTCAAGTTTGTCGGCTCCTTCTCCGGCTACCTAGACACCACTTCCACCGGTATGCCAATTGCAATTTCTGCAGCACTGGCAGATGCCGGCGGATACGATGTCAACGCAATGTGGGGTCCTGCAGGCTCTGAGCGTTGGTATGAAAACGATCCAAAGACTAACGTCGCAAAACTTAAGGGCAAGTCCATCTACGTTTCCGCTGGTAACGGTGCAGATGACTTTGGTACCGAGGGTTCTGTTGCTACCGGTCCAGCTAACCCTGCTGGTGTTGGCCTGGAAATCATTTCCCGCATGAGCACCCAGACTTTCGTTGATGCAGCTAATAATGCTGGCGTTAACGTCGTCTCCAGCTTCCGCCCATCCGGCGTGCACGCATGGCCATACTGGCAGTTTGAGATGACTCAGGCTTTCCCATACATGGCTGATGCTTTGGGACTATCCACCGATGACCGTGGCGCAGAGTGCACCGCAGTTGGCGCAATCGCTGAAGCAACCGCTAACGGCACACTTGGTGCTTGCTTGACCAATGAGTACCCAAGCTCCACCGGTCGCGCACAGGACTTTGCTAATGGTCGCGCTTATTGGTCCGCTAATACCGGCGCCTTTGGCCTCTACGGACGCATCAACGCTCGTTACTCCGAGCTTGGCGGCCCAGATTCCTGGTTGGGCTTCCCAACTTCCAATGAGATGACCACCCCTGATGGAGTTGGCCGTTACGTCACTTTCGAGCACGGTTCCATCTACTGGACCGCAACCACCGGCCCATGGGAGATCCCATCTGACATGCTTGCAGCATGGGGCACCCAGGACTTTGAAAAGGGCAGCCTCGGCTACCCAACCGGTGCTGCAGTGGAATACAACGGTGGATACCGTCAGGAATTCCAGGGTGGATACATTTACCGCACCAACACCAACGCTACCTACTGGGTGCGTGGTGAAATCGCCAAGAAATACGCAGCAGATGACGTCTTTGCAAAGCTCGGTTTCCCAACCGGCAATGAGCAGCTGATCAATGGTGGAGCTTTCCAAACCTTTGAAAAGGGCAACATCTACTGGTCCGCAGAAACTGGTGCGCACTTCATCCTCACCGGCGATATCTTCAACGCCTGGGGCGCAAAGGGCTGGGAACAGGGCGCATATGGCTTCCCAACCACTGACCAGACTGCCATCACCTCCGGTGGACAGACCATTGATTTTGAAAATGGCACCATCCGCCAGGTAAACGGAAATATCGAGGAGTCCCGCTAA
- the zomB gene encoding flagellar motor control protein ZomB, whose translation MTFSTPRPEFEPGNSSASAPQQSAAPQGEAADSAGSDRENTRAQNAATTTLRRPQAVGVHRETFKTPKLSGAEITFLTTCLAAITAGIFAFWAGWTRKWISDDGLIVLRTVRNLLAGNGPVFNAGERVEANTSTLWQYCIYVVALVTDLRLEDIALWLALIFTTAAAVIGVLGTAHLHRKKVALMLPAGIIGYFSLSPARDFATSGLEWGLAIFWISVQWLLLVLWATSGPREQGARIQGAGAKGTGLANNNFVRAGGITYLLAFWSGLSWLVRPELALYGGLTGLLLLISAPRWRVMLGILAVALPIPGAYQIFRMGYYGLMVPHTAVAKSASDAVWGTGWAYVEDFTGPYNLWLGLALLLGAAAFTVWRVDARVQFPQGRLGLRTPGMSITVIVICALVHFLYVIRVGGDFMHGRMLLLPLFAILLPVAVIPISVINRSWQDFAALAMVFATWAWSTVIFVQGHPWENTGQNVVDERDFWIDFTNREPGDAPLYAEDFLGADSLNDYVEVMRDQTLAQPTGQQLSILTMDNPSEFSWITTPRVEGTEAGDLANLPPTIFHVNLGMTSMNAPLNVRITDLIGLATPLAARQPRIEGGRIGHDKLMALEWQVAESATPLAYSPGWLDGEKIYQARQALRHPELVHLFQTYREPMSYHRFVDNIKFALTEGRTLEISDEPADLLKDFQATPAEDQQGLPEISWPVDIKLDEPRGEPLYASQ comes from the coding sequence ATGACGTTTAGCACCCCGCGTCCGGAATTTGAGCCCGGGAATTCCTCAGCATCAGCGCCCCAACAATCAGCTGCGCCGCAAGGTGAAGCAGCTGACTCTGCTGGTAGTGACCGCGAAAATACCCGTGCGCAAAATGCCGCGACCACAACACTGCGTCGGCCACAAGCCGTGGGTGTGCACCGTGAAACCTTTAAAACCCCAAAGCTTTCCGGTGCTGAAATAACTTTCCTCACCACCTGCTTGGCAGCGATCACTGCAGGCATCTTTGCTTTCTGGGCCGGATGGACCCGCAAATGGATTAGCGATGACGGCCTCATTGTCCTGCGCACCGTGCGAAACCTGCTGGCTGGAAACGGTCCAGTTTTTAACGCGGGGGAGAGGGTGGAGGCCAATACTTCTACCCTTTGGCAGTACTGCATTTATGTAGTTGCGCTGGTCACCGATTTGCGGCTAGAAGATATTGCGCTGTGGTTGGCGTTGATTTTCACCACTGCAGCTGCCGTAATTGGTGTGCTGGGAACTGCGCATTTGCACCGCAAAAAAGTTGCGCTCATGCTCCCTGCCGGCATAATTGGCTATTTCAGCCTTTCGCCTGCACGAGATTTTGCCACCTCCGGTTTGGAATGGGGCTTGGCAATTTTTTGGATTTCCGTGCAGTGGCTGCTGCTGGTGCTGTGGGCAACCTCGGGTCCGCGCGAGCAGGGCGCTCGAATCCAGGGCGCTGGAGCTAAGGGCACAGGCCTAGCCAACAATAACTTTGTGCGTGCCGGTGGCATCACCTATCTCTTGGCCTTCTGGTCTGGTTTGAGTTGGCTTGTCCGCCCTGAACTTGCCCTTTATGGTGGATTAACTGGATTGCTCCTGCTGATTAGCGCCCCGCGTTGGCGGGTAATGCTGGGTATTTTGGCCGTTGCTTTGCCAATTCCGGGCGCTTATCAAATTTTTCGCATGGGCTATTACGGGCTGATGGTGCCACATACTGCGGTGGCTAAGTCTGCCTCAGATGCAGTGTGGGGGACAGGCTGGGCTTATGTGGAGGATTTCACTGGCCCATATAATCTCTGGCTGGGCTTGGCGCTGTTGCTTGGTGCGGCAGCTTTTACCGTGTGGCGGGTGGATGCTCGGGTGCAATTCCCGCAGGGGCGATTGGGTTTGCGTACTCCAGGTATGTCTATCACTGTCATTGTGATCTGTGCGCTGGTGCATTTCCTTTATGTCATCCGGGTAGGCGGTGACTTTATGCATGGTCGTATGCTCTTGCTGCCACTTTTCGCTATTTTGTTGCCGGTGGCTGTTATTCCCATCAGTGTAATCAACCGCAGCTGGCAGGATTTCGCAGCTCTTGCCATGGTTTTTGCTACGTGGGCGTGGTCTACAGTGATTTTTGTGCAAGGCCACCCGTGGGAAAACACTGGCCAAAATGTGGTGGATGAGCGCGATTTTTGGATTGATTTCACCAACCGTGAGCCTGGCGATGCACCGCTTTATGCGGAGGACTTCCTGGGCGCTGATTCCCTCAATGACTATGTGGAAGTTATGCGGGATCAAACTTTGGCGCAGCCTACTGGCCAACAGCTCAGCATTTTGACCATGGATAATCCCAGCGAGTTTTCTTGGATTACTACGCCGCGGGTGGAGGGCACAGAAGCTGGTGACTTGGCTAATTTGCCACCAACTATCTTCCACGTGAACCTCGGCATGACTTCTATGAATGCGCCACTTAATGTGCGCATTACAGATCTCATTGGTTTGGCCACTCCTTTGGCTGCTCGCCAGCCACGTATTGAGGGCGGACGTATTGGCCACGATAAGTTGATGGCTTTGGAATGGCAGGTCGCAGAATCCGCAACGCCTTTGGCTTATAGCCCGGGCTGGCTTGATGGGGAGAAGATCTATCAGGCGCGGCAGGCTTTGCGTCATCCGGAACTGGTGCATCTGTTCCAGACTTATCGTGAGCCAATGTCTTATCACCGCTTTGTGGACAATATTAAATTTGCCCTCACTGAGGGTAGAACTTTGGAAATCTCCGATGAGCCGGCAGATCTTTTGAAAGATTTTCAGGCCACTCCTGCGGAGGACCAGCAAGGACTCCCAGAAATATCCTGGCCTGTGGATATAAAGCTGGATGAGCCCCGTGGCGAGCCTTTATACGCCTCTCAGTAA
- a CDS encoding alpha/beta hydrolase: MSLRSHAGAASSKLIAILVAIATAAALMVVGTGTAAAANRDWLRGDNSGTCDWDGAGYWVQRCDVWSQAMGRNIPVQIQPAERGGNAGLYLLDGMRATDASNAWLVDTNAAALYAPNNITLVMPVGGAGSFYADWNGQASLSSSDPVIYMWETFLTQELPTYLEQNFGVARNNNSIGGLSMGGTAALNLAAKHPDQFRQAMSWSGYLNTTAPGMQTLLRLAMLDTGGFNVNAMYGSIVNPRRFENDPFWNMGGLANTDVYISAASGLWGPEDNGVRADHRLTGSVLEVTSLISTRLWESKARLQGLNVTADYPATGIHGWGQFNSQLVKTQGRVLNVMNAW, translated from the coding sequence ATGTCCCTACGTTCACATGCTGGCGCAGCTAGCTCGAAGCTCATAGCCATTTTGGTGGCCATCGCTACCGCAGCTGCACTAATGGTGGTCGGAACTGGTACCGCGGCAGCTGCCAACCGTGACTGGCTGCGCGGCGATAACTCTGGAACCTGTGATTGGGATGGTGCGGGCTACTGGGTGCAGCGCTGCGATGTCTGGTCTCAGGCAATGGGTCGCAATATCCCGGTTCAGATTCAGCCTGCTGAGCGTGGTGGCAATGCTGGTCTCTACCTCCTTGATGGCATGCGTGCTACCGATGCCTCCAATGCATGGCTGGTAGATACCAATGCTGCTGCACTTTATGCGCCAAATAACATCACCCTGGTTATGCCAGTGGGTGGCGCCGGTTCCTTCTATGCAGATTGGAACGGCCAGGCTTCCCTCTCCTCCTCTGATCCAGTGATCTACATGTGGGAAACCTTCCTCACTCAGGAACTGCCTACTTACCTCGAGCAGAACTTCGGTGTGGCGCGTAATAACAACTCCATCGGTGGCCTGTCCATGGGTGGCACTGCTGCGCTGAACCTTGCTGCAAAGCACCCTGATCAGTTCCGTCAGGCCATGTCTTGGTCTGGATACCTCAACACCACTGCTCCGGGTATGCAGACCCTCTTGCGTCTGGCCATGCTGGATACCGGCGGATTTAACGTCAACGCTATGTATGGTTCCATCGTGAACCCACGCCGTTTTGAAAACGATCCTTTTTGGAACATGGGCGGTCTAGCCAATACCGATGTCTACATCTCTGCAGCTTCCGGCCTGTGGGGTCCAGAAGATAACGGTGTGCGCGCAGATCACCGCCTGACTGGCTCTGTGCTTGAGGTTACCTCCTTAATCTCCACTCGCCTGTGGGAATCTAAGGCTCGCCTCCAGGGTCTTAACGTTACTGCCGATTACCCTGCAACCGGTATTCACGGCTGGGGGCAGTTCAATTCCCAGCTGGTTAAGACTCAGGGTCGCGTTCTTAACGTTATGAACGCCTGGTAA
- a CDS encoding FadD32-like long-chain-fatty-acid--AMP ligase — translation MDLQKAIGSFFDENGDINLPPFMTLAAMAEFMYQADVAEGGGDKKRMHFWDFSESREGKLIEYTRTEIDTRVKAVAGRLQQVASIGDRAAILANNSPEYIFSFLGALYAGLVPVPLYDPTEPGHADHLNAVFADSSPVVVLTNTHSAGAVRKHFSALPAKERPRILAVDSLPDSLAESYENPMMTEAGKRLIAMRQVAPIDLTAFLQYTSGSTRTPAGVVLTNRSILTNVLQIFKGVQLQTPLRLVSWLPLHHDMGIILAAFVTMLGLDNEFMNPRDFVQQPSRWIKQMARRADETDMNVYTVVPNFALELAARYAKPAEGEELDLSNVDAVVVGSEPVTVSALQSFREVFEPYGLPTQSMRPSYGLAEASLLVATPQTENRPVVAYFDREVLKEHRVELVEKGAANAVPFVSNGQVVTPQQMVIVDPETKAELPEGQIGEIWTHGENTAAGYLDREEDTAETFRNRLLSRLEENSRAAGAADDNYWMATGDLGVILDNELYITGRIKDLIVVAGRNHYPQDIEYTVQAASSHIRVDSVAAFAVPAEDIEKLIILAERDSTADPANDEAAIEAIRAAVGTAHGVVPEEIRILAADEIARSSSGKIARRVNQRNYIAEQAN, via the coding sequence ATGGATCTACAAAAGGCTATTGGCTCATTCTTTGATGAGAATGGCGACATCAACCTGCCACCATTTATGACCCTGGCAGCCATGGCAGAGTTCATGTACCAGGCTGATGTGGCTGAGGGCGGCGGAGACAAGAAGCGCATGCACTTCTGGGATTTCTCCGAATCCCGCGAAGGCAAGCTCATTGAATACACCCGCACTGAAATTGACACCCGCGTCAAGGCCGTTGCTGGCCGTTTGCAGCAGGTAGCCAGCATTGGTGACCGCGCTGCCATCTTGGCTAACAATAGCCCGGAGTACATCTTCAGCTTCCTCGGTGCCCTTTATGCAGGTCTGGTTCCAGTTCCGCTTTATGATCCCACCGAGCCTGGTCATGCTGACCACCTCAATGCGGTTTTTGCTGACTCCAGCCCAGTTGTGGTGTTGACCAACACCCACTCCGCAGGTGCCGTACGTAAGCACTTCTCCGCTCTTCCTGCCAAGGAGCGTCCACGCATTCTCGCCGTAGACTCCCTGCCAGATTCCTTGGCTGAGTCCTATGAGAACCCAATGATGACCGAGGCCGGCAAGCGCCTTATCGCCATGCGCCAGGTTGCTCCCATCGACCTCACCGCATTCCTGCAGTACACCTCCGGTTCCACCCGCACCCCAGCAGGTGTGGTGCTGACCAACCGCTCGATCTTGACCAACGTGCTGCAGATCTTTAAGGGCGTGCAGCTGCAAACTCCATTGCGTTTGGTGTCTTGGTTGCCTCTACACCATGACATGGGCATTATTCTGGCTGCCTTTGTTACCATGCTTGGCTTGGACAATGAGTTCATGAATCCACGTGACTTCGTGCAGCAGCCTTCCCGCTGGATCAAGCAGATGGCACGCCGCGCCGATGAAACTGACATGAATGTTTACACCGTGGTTCCTAACTTCGCCCTGGAATTGGCTGCCCGTTATGCCAAGCCAGCTGAGGGTGAAGAACTCGATCTTTCCAACGTTGACGCAGTGGTGGTTGGTTCTGAGCCAGTCACCGTTTCTGCTCTGCAAAGCTTCCGTGAAGTTTTTGAGCCTTATGGCTTGCCAACTCAGTCCATGCGTCCTTCCTATGGTCTGGCGGAGGCATCACTGCTGGTGGCTACCCCACAGACCGAAAACCGCCCAGTAGTTGCATACTTTGACCGCGAGGTTCTGAAGGAGCACCGCGTGGAATTGGTGGAGAAGGGTGCCGCTAATGCCGTTCCATTTGTATCTAATGGTCAGGTTGTTACCCCGCAGCAAATGGTAATCGTTGATCCTGAAACCAAGGCTGAGCTGCCAGAAGGTCAGATTGGTGAGATCTGGACTCACGGTGAAAACACCGCAGCCGGTTACCTAGATCGTGAGGAAGATACTGCAGAAACCTTCCGTAACCGTCTACTGAGCCGCTTGGAAGAAAACTCCCGTGCCGCTGGCGCTGCCGATGACAACTACTGGATGGCAACCGGTGACTTGGGCGTCATCTTGGACAATGAGCTCTACATCACCGGCCGTATCAAGGACCTCATCGTGGTGGCAGGACGTAACCACTACCCACAGGATATTGAGTACACCGTTCAGGCTGCATCCAGCCACATCCGCGTGGATTCCGTAGCTGCCTTTGCTGTTCCTGCGGAGGATATTGAAAAGCTCATCATCTTGGCAGAACGCGATAGCACCGCTGATCCTGCCAATGATGAAGCTGCGATTGAAGCAATCCGCGCTGCAGTGGGTACTGCCCATGGTGTGGTTCCAGAAGAGATCCGAATCTTAGCAGCCGATGAGATCGCTCGATCCTCCTCTGGCAAGATTGCACGTCGCGTTAACCAGCGAAATTATATTGCTGAGCAAGCAAATTAA
- a CDS encoding decaprenyl-phosphate phosphoribosyltransferase: MSDNVAENQHEHEDFLTSEPHTSALELDGKKKQPPKNLADAMIKALRPKQWVKNVLVLAAPLAAGAEAIFNQRTLLDVALAFIVFCFGASAIYLVNDARDVEADRAHPTKRFRPIAAGMLPVGMAYAMAIILIVLAVGLSFLATDGVALASVIGVYIVLQLGYCFGWKHQPVIDIALVSSGFMLRAMAGGVAAGIDLSQWFLLVAAFGSLFMASGKRYAEILLHERTGAKIRKSLESYTPTYLRFVWTLAATAVVMSYALWGFDLSQQSHDAGPWYQISMVPFTIAILRYAAGVDTGDGGAPDEVALGDKVLQVLALGWIFCIVMAVYVMPMI; the protein is encoded by the coding sequence GTGAGCGATAACGTAGCTGAGAACCAGCACGAGCACGAGGATTTCCTGACCTCTGAGCCGCATACCTCAGCACTTGAGCTTGATGGCAAAAAGAAGCAGCCACCTAAAAACCTGGCTGATGCCATGATCAAGGCACTGCGCCCCAAGCAGTGGGTCAAAAACGTCCTGGTTTTGGCCGCACCTTTGGCAGCCGGTGCTGAAGCAATCTTCAACCAGCGCACTTTGCTCGACGTTGCTCTAGCTTTCATCGTTTTCTGCTTTGGCGCCTCCGCTATTTACCTGGTTAACGATGCCCGCGATGTTGAAGCTGACCGCGCGCACCCAACCAAGCGTTTCCGCCCCATCGCTGCAGGCATGCTGCCAGTAGGTATGGCCTATGCCATGGCCATTATCCTCATCGTGCTGGCAGTTGGCTTATCCTTCTTGGCCACCGACGGCGTAGCTCTGGCCTCTGTTATCGGTGTCTACATCGTGCTGCAGCTGGGTTATTGCTTTGGCTGGAAGCACCAGCCAGTGATTGATATTGCACTGGTGTCCTCAGGCTTTATGCTGCGCGCCATGGCCGGCGGCGTAGCTGCAGGAATTGATCTTTCCCAGTGGTTCTTGCTGGTGGCAGCCTTTGGCTCCCTCTTTATGGCCTCCGGTAAGCGTTATGCAGAAATTCTGCTGCACGAGCGTACCGGTGCCAAGATCCGCAAGTCTTTGGAAAGCTACACCCCAACCTACCTGCGCTTTGTGTGGACTCTGGCAGCAACCGCTGTGGTTATGTCCTATGCACTCTGGGGCTTCGACCTTTCCCAGCAATCCCATGATGCAGGTCCGTGGTACCAAATCTCTATGGTTCCTTTCACCATCGCCATCTTGCGTTATGCAGCTGGTGTGGATACCGGTGACGGTGGAGCTCCAGATGAAGTAGCACTCGGTGATAAGGTGCTGCAGGTTCTGGCACTCGGCTGGATCTTCTGCATTGTCATGGCTGTTTATGTCATGCCAATGATCTAG